The following coding sequences are from one Rutidosis leptorrhynchoides isolate AG116_Rl617_1_P2 chromosome 11, CSIRO_AGI_Rlap_v1, whole genome shotgun sequence window:
- the LOC139876871 gene encoding tubulin beta-2 chain-like: MREILHIQGGQCGNQIGAKFWEVVCAEHGIDVTGKYTGDSELQLERINVYYNEASGGRFVPRAVLMDLEPGTMDSLRSGAYGQIFRPDNFVFGQSGAGNNWAKGHYTEGAELIDSVLDVVRKEAENCDCLQGFQVCHSLGGGTGSGMGTLLISKIREEYPDRMMMTFSVFPSPKVSDTVVEPYNATLSVHQLVENADECMVLDNEALYDICFRTLKLTTPSFGDLNHLISATMSGVTCCLRFPGQLNSDLRKLAVNLIPFPRLHFFMVGFAPLTSRGSQQYRALTVPELTQQMWDAKNMMCAADPRHGRYLTASAIYRGKMSTKEVDEQMLNVQNKNSSYFVEWIPNNVKSTVCDIPPTGLKMASTFIGNSTSIQEMFRRVSEQFTAMFRRKAFLHWYTGEGMDEMEFTEAESNMNDLVSEYQQYQDATADEEGEYEEEEEYEEA, from the exons ATGAGAGAAATCTTACATATTCAAGGAGGACAGTGCGGAAACCAGATCGGAGCTAAGTTCTGGGAGGTAGTGTGTGCGGAGCACGGGATCGATGTCACCGGAAAGTACACCGGAGATTCGGAGTTACAGCTTGAGAGGATCAATGTCTACTATAACGAAGCGAGTGGTGGAAGGTTTGTTCCACGCGCGGTGCTTATGGATCTGGAGCCAGGAACGATGGACAGTCTCAGATCTGGAGCGTACGGACAGATCTTCAGGCCTGATAACTTTGTTTTTGGTCAATCTGGTGCTGGTAATAATTGGGCGAAAGGACATTATACCGAAGGTGCTGAGTTGATTGATTCAGTTTTAGATGTTGTTAGGAAGGAAGCAGAGAACTGTGATTGCTTACAAG GTTTCCAGGTCTGCCATTCTCTTGGAGGTGGAACTGGATCCGGAATGGGTACGCTTTTGATCTCAAAGATCCGAGAAGAGTATCCTGACCGTATGATGATGACGTTCTCTGTATTCCCATCCCCAAAGGTTTCCGACACTGTTGTCGAGCCTTACAATGCCACATTGTCTGTACACCAACTTGTGGAAAATGCTGATGAGTGCATGGTTTTAGACAACGAAGCTTTGTACGATATCTGTTTCAGAACTCTCAAGTTGACCACCCCAAGTT TCGGTGATCTGAACCATCTTATTTCTGCAACCATGTCTGGAGTGACATGTTGTTTAAGGTTTCCAGGACAACTCAATTCTGATCTAAGAAAGCTAGCTGTGAATCTAATTCCATTCCCGCGTCTCCACTTTTTCATGGTTGGTTTTGCACCTCTGACCTCACGTGGGTCCCAGCAGTACCGTGCGTTGACTGTACCCGAGCTCACCCAACAAATGTGGGATGCTAAGAACATGATGTGTGCTGCTGACCCACGACACGGGCGTTACTTAACCGCATCAGCTATCTATCGTGGTAAAATGAGCACCAAAGAAGTTGATGAACAGATGCTTAACGTTCAGAACAAGAACTCTTCTTACTTTGTTGAGTGGATTCCAAACAATGTTAAGTCCACCGTTTGTGACATCCCACCAACTGGTTTGAAAATGGCGTCTACTTTTATTGGAAACTCGACCTCCATTCAAGAGATGTTTAGGCGAGTGAGCGAGCAGTTTACTGCCATGTTTCGGAGAAAGGCGTTTTTGCATTGGTATACGGGTGAGGGTATGGATGAAATGGAGTTTACTGAAGCAGAAAGTAACATGAATGATTTGGTGTCTGAGTATCAACAATACCAGGATGCAACTGCTGACGAGGAGGGCGAgtatgaggaagaagaagagtatGAAGAGGCCTAA